The Streptococcus pantholopis genome has a segment encoding these proteins:
- a CDS encoding phosphatidylglycerophosphatase A, with translation MKSDKELKNKALELLKERGVSIKDIAELVLFLQNPYIKNLSIEECIDSVYTVLNKREVQNTIITGIEMDKLAEEGKLSQPLNDILMEDEGLYGIDEIMALSIVNVYGSIGFTNYGYIDKIKPGIIKTLDSKNSSRCHTFLDDIVGALAAAAASRIAHADPGKSAITNMN, from the coding sequence ATGAAATCAGATAAAGAACTTAAAAATAAAGCATTGGAGCTTTTAAAAGAACGAGGAGTGAGCATTAAAGATATTGCAGAGCTTGTCCTCTTTTTACAGAATCCCTATATTAAAAACTTAAGTATTGAGGAATGTATTGACAGTGTTTACACTGTCTTAAACAAACGAGAAGTACAAAATACAATTATTACCGGCATTGAAATGGATAAGCTGGCTGAAGAAGGGAAGCTTTCTCAGCCTTTAAACGATATTCTGATGGAAGATGAGGGGCTTTACGGTATTGATGAAATTATGGCTCTTTCTATTGTCAATGTTTACGGGTCCATTGGTTTTACAAATTACGGTTATATCGATAAAATAAAACCGGGTATTATCAAGACGCTGGATAGTAAAAACAGCAGCCGCTGCCACACATTTTTAGATGATATTGTTGGTGCTCTAGCAGCTGCAGCCGCCAGTCGGATTGCCCATGCGGATCCCGGTAAAAGTGCTATCACAAATATGAATTAA
- the rpsD gene encoding 30S ribosomal protein S4 translates to MSRYTGPSWKKSRRLGLSLTGTGKELARRNYVPGQHGPNNRSKLSEYGLQLTEKQKLRFSYGLGEKQFRNLFVQATKIKEGTVGFNFMLLLERRLDNIVYRLGLARTRRQARQFVNHGHILVDGKRVDIPSYRVEVGQVISVREKSAKVPAILEAVESTLGRPSFVSFDSENLEGSLTRLPERDEINPEINEALIVEYYNKQL, encoded by the coding sequence ATGTCACGTTATACAGGACCATCTTGGAAGAAATCACGCCGTTTAGGGCTATCTCTTACAGGCACGGGCAAAGAATTGGCTCGCCGCAATTATGTGCCGGGTCAGCACGGTCCTAACAACCGCAGTAAATTATCAGAGTATGGTCTGCAGTTGACAGAAAAACAAAAACTTCGTTTTTCTTACGGTTTAGGTGAAAAACAATTCCGAAACTTGTTTGTTCAAGCTACTAAGATCAAGGAAGGAACTGTCGGTTTCAATTTTATGCTTCTTCTTGAACGCCGTCTTGATAATATTGTTTATCGTCTGGGGCTTGCAAGAACACGCCGCCAGGCTCGTCAGTTTGTTAATCACGGGCATATCCTTGTTGATGGCAAACGTGTAGATATTCCTAGCTACCGTGTTGAGGTAGGCCAAGTTATTTCAGTACGTGAAAAGTCGGCTAAGGTTCCAGCCATTCTGGAAGCTGTTGAAAGCACATTGGGACGTCCGTCTTTTGTAAGTTTTGACAGTGAAAACCTTGAAGGTTCTCTGACACGTCTGCCTGAGCGTGATGAAATCAATCCAGAAATCAACGAAGCGCTCATTGTTGAATATTACAACAAACAATTGTAA